One genomic segment of Pseudoalteromonas sp. GCY includes these proteins:
- the purB gene encoding adenylosuccinate lyase, with protein MELSALTAISPVDGRYGSKTKELRSIFSEFGLIKYRVIVEVRWLQALASSDAIKEVPAFSDEANALLDSIVENFSEADAARVKEIERTTNHDVKAVEYLLKEKVADNAELNAVNEFIHFACTSEDINNLSHGLMLTEARDTVLLPYCDELLSAIKDKAIEYKSIPMMTRTHGQPASPSTMGKEFANVYVRLQRQRQQIANVQMLGKINGAVGNYNAHLSAYPDYDWHAHSERFVSSLGLTWNPFTTQIEPHDYIAELFDAIARFNTILIDFDRDVWGYIALNHFKQKTIAGEIGSSTMPHKVNPIDFENSEGNLGIANAIFAHLAQKLPVSRWQRDLTDSTVLRNLGVGMGYALIAYQATLKGVSKLEVNADRLLAELDDNWELLAEPIQTVMRKYGIEKPYEKLKDLTRGKRVNKEIMADFIDNLDLPNEVKAQMKEMTPANYIGRAEAFIDELN; from the coding sequence ATGGAGCTTTCAGCGTTAACCGCTATCTCTCCTGTGGATGGTCGCTATGGTAGCAAGACCAAAGAGCTGAGAAGCATCTTCAGTGAATTTGGCTTGATCAAGTACCGCGTCATCGTAGAAGTTCGTTGGCTACAAGCGCTAGCGAGCAGCGACGCCATTAAAGAAGTACCCGCTTTCAGCGATGAAGCCAACGCACTTCTTGATAGCATCGTTGAAAACTTCAGCGAAGCAGACGCTGCGCGCGTAAAGGAGATTGAGCGCACCACTAACCACGACGTTAAAGCTGTAGAATACCTTCTTAAAGAAAAAGTAGCTGACAATGCCGAGCTAAATGCGGTCAATGAATTTATTCATTTCGCATGTACTTCTGAGGACATCAACAACCTTTCTCATGGCCTAATGCTAACCGAAGCGCGTGACACGGTATTACTACCATATTGTGATGAGCTATTGAGCGCAATCAAAGACAAAGCGATTGAGTATAAGTCAATTCCAATGATGACTCGTACACACGGCCAACCTGCCTCACCATCAACCATGGGTAAAGAGTTTGCAAACGTGTATGTTCGTCTGCAACGTCAACGTCAGCAAATCGCTAACGTACAAATGCTTGGTAAAATCAATGGTGCCGTTGGTAACTATAATGCTCACCTAAGCGCTTATCCAGATTACGATTGGCATGCACACAGTGAACGTTTTGTATCAAGTCTAGGTTTGACTTGGAACCCGTTCACAACACAAATCGAACCGCATGACTATATCGCGGAGCTATTCGATGCGATTGCACGCTTCAATACTATCTTAATTGACTTTGACCGTGACGTTTGGGGTTATATCGCGCTAAACCACTTCAAGCAAAAAACCATTGCGGGTGAGATTGGTTCTTCAACAATGCCTCACAAAGTTAACCCTATCGACTTTGAAAACTCTGAAGGTAACCTTGGAATTGCTAACGCTATCTTTGCTCATCTTGCACAAAAACTACCTGTTTCACGCTGGCAGCGCGACCTAACTGACTCAACGGTTTTACGTAATTTAGGTGTTGGTATGGGTTATGCGCTTATCGCGTATCAAGCAACGCTTAAAGGTGTCAGCAAGTTAGAAGTCAATGCTGATCGTTTACTTGCTGAGCTTGATGATAACTGGGAACTACTTGCAGAGCCAATCCAAACGGTAATGCGTAAGTACGGTATCGAAAAGCCATATGAAAAGCTAAAAGATCTTACTCGTGGTAAACGCGTAAACAAAGAAATCATGGCTGACTTCATCGATAACCTAGACTTGCCAAATGAAGTAAAAGCACAGATGAAAGAAATGACGCCAGCAAACTATATTGGTCGTGCTGAAGCGTTCATTGACGAACTAAACTAA
- a CDS encoding ribosomal protein uL16 3-hydroxylase — protein MYQLQINDLTFEQFLALYWQKKPLLIKQGFRGFEDPIEPDELAGLATEECIESRIVTNHNDNWEAHHGPFEQFDLLTDSNSTLLVQAVDHWHPQAAELIEAFRFIPNWRIDDLMISFSTPGGGVGPHLDQYDVFIIQGQGKRHWRVGERDNSLKQFARNKSLLQVEQFEAVIDAVLEPGDILYIPPACPHEGYAVEDALNYSVGFRAPDQKDLLSSFADHVIDMEAGKRRFSDPELQLRASIGEVTCDDQQQIKSLLSALIEDKALYSQWLGKTLSEPKHEMDLAPLDPIIVPQELVEIARENPLVYRAGGVRAIYQICDDHILFSVNGENYELDHHCLDAVKQLSDHVVFEFNAIIPALNSLEFKQTLTKLINDGTYFVEDSDPADADFDEDWE, from the coding sequence ATGTATCAATTGCAAATAAATGACCTTACCTTCGAACAATTTCTTGCCCTGTATTGGCAAAAGAAGCCACTACTCATCAAACAAGGATTCCGAGGCTTTGAAGACCCAATTGAGCCAGATGAACTTGCCGGCCTTGCAACTGAAGAATGCATAGAATCTCGAATTGTCACTAATCACAATGATAACTGGGAAGCCCATCACGGCCCTTTTGAACAATTTGATTTACTCACCGATAGCAACAGCACCCTATTGGTTCAAGCCGTTGATCACTGGCACCCACAAGCCGCAGAATTAATAGAAGCGTTTAGATTTATACCAAATTGGCGTATAGACGATTTGATGATCAGCTTTTCGACGCCTGGTGGTGGTGTTGGTCCACACTTAGATCAATATGATGTCTTTATAATTCAAGGACAAGGTAAACGTCATTGGCGAGTTGGCGAACGGGACAACAGCCTAAAGCAATTTGCGCGCAACAAGAGTCTATTGCAAGTAGAACAATTCGAAGCGGTTATTGATGCGGTTCTTGAACCGGGTGATATCTTATATATTCCGCCGGCTTGTCCTCACGAAGGTTACGCAGTTGAGGATGCTTTAAACTACTCAGTTGGCTTTAGGGCACCTGATCAAAAAGACTTGCTTTCTAGCTTTGCCGATCACGTTATTGATATGGAAGCTGGCAAACGTCGTTTTAGCGATCCAGAGTTACAACTCAGAGCGTCTATTGGAGAAGTGACCTGCGACGACCAACAGCAGATAAAGTCTCTGCTCAGCGCTTTAATTGAAGATAAGGCACTATACAGTCAATGGCTTGGAAAAACACTCAGCGAACCAAAACATGAGATGGATCTCGCGCCATTAGACCCCATAATTGTTCCTCAGGAACTTGTCGAGATCGCCAGAGAAAATCCATTGGTTTATCGCGCAGGTGGAGTGCGTGCTATTTACCAAATCTGTGACGATCATATTTTGTTCAGTGTTAATGGTGAAAACTATGAATTAGACCATCATTGTTTAGATGCCGTAAAGCAGCTAAGTGATCACGTTGTGTTTGAGTTTAATGCAATAATTCCTGCATTAAATAGTTTGGAATTTAAACAAACGTTAACTAAACTGATTAATGATGGGACCTACTTCGTTGAAGACAGTGATCCAGCCGATGCTGACTTCGATGAGGATTGGGAGTAG
- a CDS encoding GNAT family N-acetyltransferase yields MSYRISRVTWQTKKLELKAIRERVFVYELHIPKEVEFDQQDITAEHLIIIDELDGPVGTGRLCEDGLLSRIAIFKSHRNRDAYASLIGGLVDLAKDKGFEDVFIQCILDEVPEFLQSGFSTHGHVFMEAGIPRQRLKCPIQSLKMEPFTMLH; encoded by the coding sequence ATGAGTTATAGGATCAGTAGAGTAACTTGGCAGACCAAAAAATTGGAGCTCAAAGCGATACGCGAGCGCGTATTTGTGTACGAACTTCACATTCCTAAAGAAGTTGAGTTTGATCAGCAGGATATCACTGCTGAGCACTTAATCATTATTGACGAATTAGATGGGCCAGTTGGCACAGGACGACTGTGTGAAGACGGCTTATTAAGCCGTATCGCGATATTCAAATCTCACCGTAATCGAGATGCCTACGCTTCGTTGATTGGGGGACTTGTTGACTTGGCAAAAGACAAAGGCTTTGAAGACGTTTTTATCCAATGCATTTTGGATGAAGTGCCCGAATTTTTACAATCGGGGTTTTCCACGCATGGACACGTATTTATGGAAGCTGGCATTCCAAGACAGCGCTTGAAATGCCCTATTCAATCACTCAAGATGGAGCCGTTTACGATGCTTCATTAG
- a CDS encoding DUF4826 family protein, giving the protein MSEEQNQPQQEALTPEQQQQRSIQWQRSCVQAAQKHLADKGVLPQSIIEKECRYIEPLVALWKIKGQNGKKYWVITGNLPTDHIEASAAATAREALRYFSFHWQMKAEEIMSAKPVEKTQAQFANLLVNRAHGLYDLFAKDELWANEAS; this is encoded by the coding sequence ATGAGTGAAGAACAAAACCAACCGCAGCAAGAGGCGTTGACACCAGAACAACAGCAGCAACGATCAATACAATGGCAGCGTAGCTGCGTGCAAGCTGCACAAAAACATCTCGCGGATAAAGGGGTGTTACCGCAAAGTATTATTGAAAAAGAATGTCGTTATATTGAGCCATTGGTTGCGCTTTGGAAAATCAAAGGTCAAAACGGCAAAAAGTATTGGGTGATCACAGGTAATCTACCGACGGATCATATTGAGGCATCAGCAGCCGCTACAGCACGTGAAGCACTGCGCTATTTTTCATTCCATTGGCAGATGAAAGCGGAAGAAATTATGTCTGCAAAGCCAGTAGAAAAAACACAAGCCCAGTTTGCTAATCTACTGGTAAACCGAGCTCATGGTTTATATGACCTTTTCGCTAAAGACGAACTTTGGGCTAATGAAGCATCGTAA
- a CDS encoding MipA/OmpV family protein, with amino-acid sequence MARLLLTITTSLSFFCCSSAFAEQQPQSEALKWGIGGAIIAQDQGYIDIGNETEFVPAIAIQYGDFNLLGPRATYKLYQAEQFEISVGAQLRLDGFEAADSKFFTGMEDRDMSIDAGFEAEYDTSFGEFGFEFMHDVSSTHKGYEASVSYGVPFRFADGRVYPYIAANFQSEDLVDYYYGVRVNEALSSRPYYLGESSTALEVGIQSDWFFGKHHMLKADVSYTSYGDEIKDSPLIDASGNVQVLLGYVYVF; translated from the coding sequence ATGGCTAGATTACTATTAACTATCACTACTTCCCTTTCATTCTTTTGTTGTTCGTCAGCGTTTGCTGAACAGCAACCCCAATCAGAAGCGCTAAAATGGGGGATCGGCGGCGCTATTATTGCTCAGGATCAAGGTTATATAGATATTGGAAATGAAACAGAGTTTGTACCGGCCATCGCCATACAATATGGCGACTTCAACCTACTAGGGCCAAGAGCAACCTATAAACTATATCAAGCCGAACAATTTGAAATCAGTGTGGGTGCTCAATTACGGTTAGATGGATTCGAGGCAGCTGATAGCAAGTTCTTTACTGGCATGGAAGACAGAGATATGAGTATCGATGCTGGATTTGAAGCGGAATATGATACTAGCTTTGGTGAATTTGGATTCGAGTTTATGCATGACGTAAGTAGTACACACAAAGGCTATGAAGCCAGTGTAAGCTATGGCGTACCATTTAGATTTGCTGACGGCAGAGTATACCCGTATATCGCTGCGAACTTTCAAAGTGAAGACCTTGTTGATTATTACTATGGTGTCAGAGTAAACGAAGCATTAAGTTCTCGACCCTATTACCTTGGTGAATCCAGCACAGCACTCGAAGTCGGTATTCAAAGCGATTGGTTTTTTGGTAAACACCATATGCTTAAAGCTGATGTTAGTTACACCAGTTACGGTGATGAAATAAAAGATTCTCCTCTTATTGATGCCTCTGGCAACGTACAAGTTTTGCTTGGGTATGTGTATGTTTTTTAG
- a CDS encoding efflux RND transporter periplasmic adaptor subunit — protein sequence MFFRLLIITITLTLQGFGDPSNVETTAEKRSTTLTSVPVELATTIPMKHFYSRITGSDVVYVASLSQGRIESLYAYSGQLVKKGDVLASLYSPRLSAQLREKQALLASSKRTERKTQLDFDRAKKLFTEKLMANSALESARLAFNIATQQVQAAQAQVEEAKNALNENKIFAREEGIVTNIYARSGDVVSAGQPIFQLQTLSTLKTEFQLPEQEFIALQLNQAVRISIPSLSKSLDGKIIEKGLPSNAVGKLFKLIVDLEVSGSELVGLHSRLELPITNTPLYKVPTNAIHYDAMGQAYVLVTEPKVQRRDVTIFDNDDNQVIVTAPKLMGKNVLITSEAKLNFNLALLEGESHEQK from the coding sequence ATGTTTTTTAGACTATTAATAATAACGATCACCTTAACGCTTCAGGGCTTCGGTGATCCTTCAAACGTAGAAACTACTGCAGAAAAACGCTCAACGACGCTTACTTCAGTACCTGTAGAGTTAGCTACAACTATTCCGATGAAGCATTTTTATAGTCGAATCACAGGTAGTGATGTTGTCTATGTTGCTTCCCTGTCACAAGGGAGAATTGAGTCTTTATATGCCTATTCAGGTCAATTAGTTAAAAAAGGAGACGTGCTAGCGTCCCTCTATTCTCCAAGACTTAGCGCCCAGCTGCGTGAAAAACAAGCGTTACTAGCCAGTTCTAAACGTACTGAGCGAAAGACACAGCTTGATTTCGACCGAGCTAAAAAGCTCTTTACGGAGAAGCTTATGGCAAATTCGGCGCTTGAGTCCGCTAGGCTTGCGTTTAATATTGCAACCCAGCAAGTCCAAGCAGCACAAGCTCAGGTTGAAGAGGCAAAAAATGCACTGAATGAGAACAAAATATTCGCTCGAGAGGAAGGTATCGTCACCAATATTTACGCTCGTTCAGGTGATGTTGTCTCTGCGGGACAGCCAATTTTCCAACTCCAGACATTGTCTACGCTAAAAACTGAATTTCAGCTACCTGAACAAGAATTTATTGCTTTACAGCTTAACCAAGCCGTTCGCATATCCATTCCTTCGCTAAGCAAAAGCCTAGACGGTAAAATTATAGAGAAAGGTTTACCTTCTAATGCCGTTGGTAAGCTTTTTAAACTTATCGTCGATTTGGAGGTGAGTGGCTCTGAACTAGTTGGCCTGCATAGTCGGCTTGAGCTCCCTATCACCAATACACCACTCTATAAAGTGCCAACCAACGCAATCCACTATGATGCCATGGGGCAAGCCTATGTGCTGGTTACTGAACCCAAGGTCCAACGACGCGATGTGACTATTTTTGACAATGATGATAACCAAGTCATAGTCACTGCACCAAAACTGATGGGTAAAAACGTGCTCATCACATCGGAGGCTAAGTTAAATTTTAACTTGGCGTTATTGGAAGGTGAGTCTCATGAGCAAAAGTAA